From one Streptococcus pneumoniae genomic stretch:
- a CDS encoding Type 1 glutamine amidotransferase-like domain-containing protein yields the protein MTYFLASRPFQYEDKILTPNNRFIERLQDVLPQQSRALFICSSPDQAEANDHYAQVTKECFEHSQFYFSDYVVLDRRTQNQAAELVAAADLLMLAGGYVPEQNQFFQELQLRQLLKNFSGVIVASSAGAMNSADIVYAQPELEGEALSKDYQHFLSGLDLTKTMILPHYQDLKDEVLDGLRLFEDITYADSYGRVFYALVDGTYLLVQDGKEWICGEAYRICDGKIQQITSENQLFPLS from the coding sequence TCATAGAGAGATTACAGGACGTTCTTCCTCAGCAATCCCGCGCCCTTTTCATCTGCTCCAGTCCTGATCAAGCAGAAGCAAACGACCACTACGCACAAGTTACCAAAGAGTGCTTTGAACATAGCCAATTCTACTTTAGTGACTATGTAGTTCTTGACAGACGGACACAAAACCAGGCAGCCGAACTCGTCGCAGCTGCTGATTTGCTAATGTTAGCAGGCGGCTACGTCCCCGAACAAAATCAATTTTTCCAAGAATTGCAGTTGCGACAGCTACTCAAGAATTTTAGCGGAGTCATCGTTGCTTCTAGCGCTGGTGCCATGAACAGTGCCGATATAGTCTATGCCCAGCCTGAATTGGAAGGTGAAGCACTCTCGAAAGACTATCAGCATTTTTTATCTGGACTTGATTTGACTAAGACGATGATTTTACCGCATTACCAAGATTTAAAAGATGAAGTTTTGGATGGACTACGTTTATTTGAGGATATTACTTATGCAGACAGCTATGGACGAGTATTCTACGCTCTTGTCGATGGAACGTATCTCCTCGTTCAAGATGGGAAAGAATGGATTTGTGGTGAAGCTTATCGGATTTGCGATGGAAAAATCCAGCAAATCACATCAGAAAACCAACTTTTCCCGCTCTCTTGA